From the genome of Desulfobacterales bacterium, one region includes:
- a CDS encoding GGDEF domain-containing protein: MTTNRLFKKIILFEYIGFGVVILVLWLNEILDVPAFLPGGHPTPINFTESLFETAVILLLSIFVIWATRDILCRIEHIAMYDPLTDLMNRRFLMEYLKHKVMKASRSKRPFSIILCDIDDFKKINDRFGHETGDFVLQQIANILKEITRPQDLTSRWGGEEFLIFLPDMSSGNAGDTAERLRERIDGHIFSFDEIEIKVTMSFGVSDHFYGDTGSAECIREADKNLYEAKRQGKNRVVKSAE; the protein is encoded by the coding sequence ATGACAACCAATCGGCTTTTTAAAAAAATCATTCTCTTTGAATATATTGGATTTGGCGTTGTCATTCTGGTTTTGTGGCTGAATGAAATATTGGATGTGCCCGCCTTCCTTCCCGGTGGTCACCCCACACCGATAAATTTTACGGAAAGTCTTTTCGAAACCGCTGTCATTTTGCTGCTGTCAATATTCGTTATCTGGGCAACCAGGGATATTCTTTGTAGAATCGAGCACATAGCCATGTATGACCCGCTGACCGATTTGATGAATCGGCGGTTTCTGATGGAATATTTAAAACACAAGGTGATGAAAGCCTCCCGATCAAAGCGGCCTTTTTCGATCATCCTCTGCGACATCGACGATTTCAAAAAGATAAATGATCGCTTTGGTCATGAAACCGGCGACTTCGTTTTACAACAAATAGCCAATATTCTTAAGGAAATAACACGCCCACAGGATTTAACCAGCCGGTGGGGAGGAGAAGAATTCCTGATTTTTCTGCCGGACATGTCCTCAGGGAATGCCGGCGACACGGCGGAAAGACTTCGGGAAAGGATTGACGGGCACATTTTTTCATTCGACGAAATAGAAATTAAGGTCACCATGAGTTTCGGCGTCTCCGATCACTTCTACGGCGATACGGGATCAGCAGAATGTATTCGGGAGGCCGATAAAAACCTGTATGAGGCAAAAAGACAGGGGAAAAATCGGGTCGTAAAAAGCGCTGAGTAA